In Prochlorococcus marinus str. MIT 1214, one DNA window encodes the following:
- a CDS encoding anthranilate synthase component I family protein, whose protein sequence is MNNITRLLCQWKSPELVAYKLIEEWGEAGFIWLDGDGSDLGRWVTLGINPLEQFCSRELEISKKDSNPFKILRELPPGHWTGWLSYEAASWTEPQNPWQTSSMATLWIASHDPILKFDLQNKELWLEGKDEKRISIMENFLKNTFHQKLSKPDNEAAKQAERKHSIPLESWDWRLTSQEYSERVDEIKEWIANGDIFQANLTTSCQAPLPESMRPIDVYSKLKKCSPAPFAGVIIGDQMANGEAIISTSPERFLKAFPTGEVETRPIKGTRPRDRDPEKDADWAAELICSPKDHAENVMIVDLLRNDLGRVCQPGSIKVPHLLVLESYSQVHHLTSVVKGRLNTNKTWVDLLEACWPGGSVTGAPKLRACKRLYELEPTARGPYCGSILNINWDGVLDSNILIRSLMIKESSISAHAGCGIVADSDSQKEAEEMNWKLMPLLNALT, encoded by the coding sequence GTGAATAACATTACGCGACTACTATGTCAGTGGAAATCACCTGAGCTAGTAGCTTATAAATTGATTGAAGAATGGGGAGAGGCAGGATTTATATGGCTTGATGGCGATGGGAGTGATTTAGGGCGATGGGTCACCTTAGGAATTAATCCTCTGGAACAGTTTTGTTCTAGAGAATTAGAAATTTCAAAAAAGGACTCTAATCCTTTTAAAATTTTACGCGAATTACCGCCAGGGCACTGGACTGGTTGGTTGAGTTATGAAGCTGCATCTTGGACAGAGCCACAAAATCCATGGCAAACAAGTTCTATGGCAACTTTATGGATAGCCTCTCATGACCCTATATTAAAATTTGATCTTCAAAATAAAGAGCTATGGCTAGAAGGCAAAGATGAAAAGCGAATCTCAATTATGGAAAATTTTCTAAAAAATACTTTTCATCAAAAACTTTCCAAACCAGACAATGAAGCAGCAAAACAAGCAGAACGCAAACATAGTATTCCCCTAGAATCTTGGGACTGGAGGTTAACAAGTCAAGAATATTCTGAAAGAGTTGATGAAATCAAAGAATGGATTGCGAACGGTGATATTTTTCAGGCTAATCTAACTACCTCATGCCAAGCCCCATTGCCAGAATCCATGCGACCAATAGATGTATATTCAAAACTTAAAAAATGCTCCCCTGCTCCATTTGCTGGAGTAATTATCGGCGATCAGATGGCAAACGGAGAAGCTATTATATCAACTTCACCAGAAAGATTTTTAAAAGCTTTCCCCACTGGAGAGGTCGAAACAAGACCAATCAAGGGAACTAGACCCAGAGATAGAGATCCAGAAAAAGATGCTGATTGGGCAGCAGAGCTTATTTGTAGTCCAAAAGATCATGCTGAGAATGTAATGATTGTAGATCTACTAAGAAATGATCTTGGAAGAGTATGCCAGCCTGGTTCAATCAAAGTCCCTCATCTACTAGTTTTAGAAAGCTATTCACAAGTTCATCATCTCACTTCAGTAGTTAAAGGTAGACTCAATACAAATAAAACTTGGGTTGACTTGCTTGAAGCATGCTGGCCAGGAGGTTCAGTAACAGGAGCACCGAAGCTTAGAGCATGTAAAAGATTGTATGAACTTGAACCAACAGCGAGAGGTCCATATTGTGGATCAATATTAAATATAAATTGGGATGGGGTCCTTGATAGCAATATTTTAATCCGATCTTTAATGATTAAAGAATCCTCTATCAGTGCTCATGCTGGATGTGGAATTGTTGCAGATTCAGATAGTCAAAAGGAAGCTGAGGAAATGAATTGGAAATTGATGCCACTTTTAAACGCATTAACATGA